In the genome of Streptomyces sp. NBC_00259, the window TACCGAGCGTGATCCCCTCCGGGACACCGGTCTCCGGAACCGACACGGTGTAGAGGTTCGCCTCACCCTCATCAGCAATGGTGAGACCGACCGTCATCATCTTCGCCTTGGTCTCCCGGTCCACGGCGATCTCACCGGTCTCCTTGTTGATGACCTTGTGCTTCGGCTCGACAGCGACGAAGACGACAGCGGTCGAGGTGTCGATCTTGAACGATGACATGATGGAAGCTCCCTGATAGGGGCGAGAAGCGGCGGCTTGCTTGGCGGTAGGGCGCCGCTTCTGCGTTGGCTTGTGGGAGTCCTGCGACAGCACCGCAGGACCTTCGCGTTCCAACTGGTGCGCACCAGTAGATTGCATCTGGTGCGCACCAGTTGTCAAGCGTTGCCGCCGTCCGGCTTTCTCAACTCGCCTTCCTGCGACGCTTCTAGAGAACCGCGTAGCTCAACCACCCGGTAGCCAACACAGGTTCACTGCGGTTCCGTTAACCCCTCCTGTTAACCCCTGCGGACCTGCGCTGATGTGAGGCATGCTGGTCTGGAGCTGTCAACGGCATGCGAGGGCGGTACAGGTGCTCAACCGGCTGCGAGAGGTGAGGAACGCGCGCGAGTGGTCGCAAGCGCGGCTCATCCACGAGATCGAGAAGTACGCGCGGAGGCATACGCTCGACGTTGGCTCGACCGCCAGCCTGCGCGTCTACGTCTCGGAGTGGGAGAACGGCAAGCGCTCCATCAGCGAGCGCTACGCGCAGATCCTGCGGCCAGTCTTGGGCGTCACCGATGAGGAGCTATTCGGCCGGCACGCTCCTACCGCACCACCCCCGGCCGTCGGCGGCTACGACGAGCTGATCAGCCGCATCGACTCGGCTCGCAGCGTGAGTCACACCATGGTGAAGACCTTCATGGACCAGACCGAGCTACTGCGCACCGTCGACCGCCAGATGGGCGCGGCATCCCTTGTCGACCAGATGACGGGGCACCTGACGACGCTGGAGGACGCGCTCACCTTCGCTGTGCTTCCTGAGACTCGCCGCCCTGTTGCTCTCGCGCTGGCCGGAGCCGCCACCCTCGCCGCGTGGCAGGCCCTCGATGCCGGGGGAGTCGAAAGAGCTTGGCGGCACTATGAGTTAGGCAAGCGCGCCGCGCAGGAGGCTGACGAGCCGATGTATCTCGCGCATGCCACAGCCGAGCAGGCGTATGTGCTCAACGACGCCGGGCGGCCGGAGATGGCGGTTCAGCTCGTACGGGAGGCTCAGCGCTTGGGTGGCAGTCAGATATCACCGCGGTTGCAGGCATGGCTGTACGCGGCCGAAGCGGAACTCTGCGCCAAGGCCGGGATGGCGGGCGACTGCCGCCACGCCATCGAGAAGGCCGACGCCGCCCTGCCAGCGGGCACCGAAGCACGCGATCCCGACATGCTGAGCATCTTCCTCAACGGCGGGCACCTCGCACGCTGGCGCGGAAACGCACTCGCTCTGTTGGGCGACGACGATGCCCTTGGCAGCCTGTACACCGCGCTCGATGAGGCCGACCCGACGTTCGTCCGTGCCACATCAGGTCTGCGGTGCGACCTCGCCCAGGCGCACGTTGCGCGCGAGGAGTACGCCCAAGCCCAGGAGCACTTGCAGCAGGCACGCCTGTTGGCCAACCGCACGGGATCTGTCCGCTATCGGAGGCGCGTGGAGCAGCTCATGCAGAGGCTGTAGGAACTCCCTGCCCATGCGAGGCCAGGAGGTGGAGCAGCGCTACGAGGGTGCCAGAGCCCATCAATTCACCCCGAGCCATCAGGCCGGGGATGTCCGAGAGTGGCACCCATGCGATGTGCCCCGCTTCCTCGATGTCGGTGGGGTCGCTAACGTGCTGGGCACCCTTGCCGACGAAGATCTCGTGTGGCGAATCGACCATGCCGATCATGGGTTGGTAAGTGACGACGTGATCGAGGGAGTCAGGGCGCCAGCCAGTCTCTTCCTCGACTTCGCGCAGCGCCGTTGCGTGCGGGTCTTCGCCCTCATCGACGATGCCGCCGGGAAGCTCCCAGCCCCACTTGTTGGGGACAAAGCGGTAGCGCCAGAGCATCAGCACGCGGTCGTGATCATCGAGCACAGCCGAGATCGCGACGTGGTGAAGCCGCACAACGTGGTGCTCGAATCGCTCAACGCCCGGCGGCTCGACATCGACTAGTGCGAGCTTCACCCAGCGGTTGTCGTAGACCGTGCGCTCACCGTGGATCCGCCAGGGCTCCAGGTCGCTTGGCGCCTTGGTAGTCACCTCGCGCGACGGGACGCGGTAGGAACTGCGTCCGTGGACCTCAATCACCTTCTCGGCCACAAGCTTCGCCAGGACGCGGCGAAGTTGAGTCCGACCAATGTCGAGGTCGTCCACCAGGGTGCGCTCCGATGGCAGCTTGGAGCCAGGCGCCAGCTCCCCAGACGCGATCCACTCTCGGACCGTCCGGTAGACCCTCGCGGACTTCGTTTCCATCCCCTCGGCACACTCCCCAACTCATTGACTAGCCGCGACCAGGGTAGCCGCCGGTACTGACCCCCGACAGGGAGGACGATCACGAGGTGGCCCAGGCGCCGAGCCGGTGTGAGTAGAAATCTTCTCTACGGGTTCAAGGCGGCTCGCTCCGCTCGCCGCGCGCGGCCCCGGCTCCAGCGCCGGGCCCCGACGCTCCTGTCTCCGCCCCGCTCCGGGCCCCGGCTCCGCCGGCCGCGCGGCTGGAGCGAGCACACCAGATGCAGTGGACGGTAGCCCGATGTGGCTGGGGCCGGTCGGCTCCACGGCTTTAGGCAGCCACCATGGGGCGAGCCTCGAAGATCGGGGCCCACATCGGGCTTTAGCGGGCAGGTCCACAGACTGCCCGAGTCGCGGCAAGCTTACGGGCCCCGATCTCTCGCCCCATGGCAGCTCCCGCCCAAAGCCGCTCCACCGACCTCGTCTCCTAGTGGCCGTAGATGTGCCCTCGCACCAGTGGGTCGTTCTCCAGGATGAAGTCCGACACCTTCCAGAACTCGTTCAGCTGCGGGTGCTGCAAGGCCGCTTCGCGATCGAGCTTGAGCCCGAAGAGCGGGCCATCGGGGTGGGCCAGGCCGGCGGTCACAAGCGTGGAGGCAGGCGTGGTCTGCCCCAACACCGGACCGATGCGGCAGGCGAAGGCGACGTGGTCACTCCACTGGTCAGATCCCCCGCCCCACGTCCCGAAGATGACGTCTATCCAGGCATCGTGGTCGCGGTCGGTGTGGTGGTAGCAGTTCGCGAAGTACACGGCGTGCGGAGCACCGTCGGCATAGATGAAGTCCCACGCTCGCTCGATGGGAGCATTGCAGCAGTCGCAGGTGAACTCGCGCGTTTGGCGGTCGGGACCGAAGGTCAGCAGCATGCGCACATGATGCTCGATCCCGCGAGAAGCGCTCCTGGCGGGTGCCGCGTGCCCCACGCGTGCCCGATCGGTCGGAGGCGGGCGGGGAACCACGGGGAACCAGAGTGACGACGGCACTCCCCCGCAGGTCAGCAAACTGCCAGGTCAGCCGTCACCCGCATACGGCGTCTTCCAAACTGGTGCTCCAGAAGACGCGCGGTGGCGCTTGGCCAATAAGGCTCCGCCGACCTTGTGTGTCAGTGGCCGGCCGTAGTCTTCGGCCATGCGCAGAGGAGCAATCACACGGGAGTCCGTACTCAAGGCAATCGCTGAGCATGATGACTTGGGCCGCGAGGCGTTCCTGTCGACGTACCACTTCGGCAAGGCCCGTTCATACGTTCTAGTGCACGAGGGACGGGAATACGACTCGAAGGCCATCGCCGGAGTCGCGCACAAGTGGGATCAGGAACGAGCGCTGGCTCCCAACGAGTTCAGTGGCGGAAAGGACCACGCAGCCGCCTGGCTGAAGCGCCTCGGCTTCCAAGTCAGGGCCGTCAGCAATCCCGACTGGGCGCGGGACGAAGTCATCCTTGCCTGCCACCTCGTCATGACGAACGGCTGGAAGGGGCTAGATGCGCAGGACAGCCGAGTCATCGAGTTGTCCGCCCTGCTCCAGCTTCTACCTATCCACGCGGACGAGGACCGCAACGAGAAGTTCCGCAACCCCAACGGTGTGGCCCGCAAGACGTTCGACATCGCTACCCGGCACCCTGACTACCGCGGAAAGCCCACGAAGGGCGGTGTCGTCGATATTGAAGTCCTGCATGAGTTCCTTGCGCGCCCGGACCAGATGACTGAGGTGGCGCACCTCATCCGGGAAGGCGTCAGCACTGGTGAGCTTCAGGACCTCGCCCAGACTGGCGACGAGGAGTTTGACGACGACATCAGCGCACCCGAAGGTAGGTTGCTGCTGCGCCGGCACCGGGCACGAGAACGGAACAAGGGGCTGCGCAAGAAAAAGATCGACTCCGTCCTACGGAAGGGCGGCAGTCTCGCGTGCGAGGCATGCGGCTTCGACTTCGAAGCGGTCTACGGCGAGCGCGGAGCCGGATACGTCGAGTGCCATCACGTCGTGCCTCTACACGAAGCCGGCGAAGGAAAAACCAAACTTAGCGACCTAGCCCTCATCTGCGCGAACTGCCATCGCATGATCCATCGGCGCGCACCCTGGCCCACCCCCGCTGAACTCAGGCTCACCATCGAACACCGCCGTACCTCATGGGTCCGCGGCACCGCCGCGATCGTGAAGCAGCGTGGCCAGACCGCGGAACGTTCCTCCGCCCCGGAGGCTCCGCAATGAGGGAACCGACGGACTGTGCCTCTCGTCGACGAGGGACGCCTGTACGGGCTGCATGATTCTTGGCGAACACTCTGTGCCAACCTGAATCAAGAGAATCCGCCTCAGGAGCCAATGTCGGTCCTCATTTGCTGTCTAGGAGGACATCTAGGTCCTTGAATCCGTCACGTATTTCCTTTACTTTCCTGTACTCTTTGGCCGGATCTGGCTGCTGCTGGACCTTCCCAGTCTTATGGGCTGAATCACCTCGGAGAGTCGCCCAATCCTCGACAGATTGGAGCCAAATTGCGTTTATCTCTGATTCGATGACTCCGACAGTAAAAAGCAAGTACAGGAGGTTCTTCTCCTTGATTCCATGGTTCTTCGTACGAATGTGACTCGTAAAATCCGTGCGAGCCTTTGCGATTCGATCCTGCAGGCTAGGGGCTTGCTTCTGGGGTGGTGTAAGAATTGAAGTCGGACGCGGCCACCCATGTTCGTAGTGTCCAATCAAAGCAAGCAACGACGGCCTAATCGCCCCCTGCCCGGCGAAAGTCGCTGACGCCCGTGAAACTACATCTATCACTCGATCTTCTATATAGGACTCGAATTCTGCATGCGCGAGGACACGAAAAGCCCTAGTGCGCTCATATACGCGATCAGAATAAAGCCCGGTTGGATCGAAAGGTCTAGGGAGGAGACTGTTTCGCAGCTCAGTGATACGCCGAGACATAGCGTTGTACCGAATTGATGGCATAGCTAGCTCCAGAACACAAGGCGATTGTCCTGCAGTTCCGGAATGTTGAGCTGGTGACCGATGATCTCCTGAAGCCTCGATCCCCAGATAGAAAGCCTTCGATGGGTTGCCTCGGGCGTTTTTGTAGTGGTCTGCAGGGACTCATTGAAGTCTCTACTGGAGTCACACAGATCCTCGAATGCGCGCTTCACCTCCTCCTCCCTGCCATGTACGCGTTCACGCACCGCAGGTTCCTTGAAGTAAAACGCCATAATGTCAAAGACAGCTCGGTTGAAGCGACCTTCGTAATCCCCGTCTGACCATCGATAGAACGCGGATTTACCGAAGATTGCAAGCGTCGCCTCGATGGCTCGTTCACATTCAAACGCGATTCCGCGAATCTGATTGGCCCGCATCTCCCAATCCATGTTCATTCGATTCACGGTCTCGTCAAGGAAAATCTTAAGGTTACCGGAATACGACACGAGATACTCGGAGAACGCGAAGTACCGAAGGAGGATCTCCACGTCGCGCATCCGAAAGTCTGGGGATTTGAGCCGAAGCGCCTGTTGCAGCCAATGGCTTTCTGATGCGAAGTCATCAAGGAAGTCGGTAAAAGGTCCGGGGTGAAGAGCCTGGCGTAGTTCCTGAGGTGAGAGTCGAACACTTCCGGTGTTCAGCCGCAAGAATACGAGGTTTAGAAAATCCTCGTTCGGCCAACTCCGAACAACCACGGTGCGAATTGTTTGATTGAGCAACTCATTGAGATCGTCAACACGGTCCGGGTCATCCTCCAACTTCTTGAGTGTGTAGAGGCGGAGATCTGGCCGCACATCGAGACCTGTGAGACTGAATCCGTCATACGTCCCCGAGTCATCTCCAGCCAGAGAGGAGCCAGTAGCGAACTGACGGAGGGCCAACAATCGCTGCTTTCCGTCGATGACGATGAATTTGCCCCGCCGCTCTTTGTCTTCAGCCAAGACAATCTGAGGAATAGGCAGCCCCAAGATCAACGACTCGATGAACCGACTCTTTCGCGGCTTATCCCAGGCATCTCGGCGCTGGAAACGGGGGTTTAGTTGGATGTTTCCACGCCGAAGCTGACTGAGGATCGTCTCCGCAGTCCAGTCCGTATCGGTTACGACTGCACGCTCCACGTCGCGTGGGTGGACTTCACTCAGGTCAGTGTTTTCTTCGCCATCGAGGTCGCCCCACTCTCCGTTGTTGTTCACGTCGGTCTCCGCACGGCTAGACGATTGAGGCATAGGCGTAAGCATAGGTAGGATCATGCACCTGTACAGGGTGAACGCTCCAGCTTCCCTGGTCAGTTACTCGCTCTCACGATCAGACGACGACAGCCAGGGCAGCGCGGCCGGACGAGATGATGGCCAGCAGCTGGGTACTGCGTGGCCCCCGGTGCACCGTTGGTCGCAGGACAGAAGCCGACCCGAAAAGGTCGGGCATACACACCGTATGATCTGCCGCCATTGCCCCCTGGCCAAGGCCCGCTGAGCTCAAAGGCTGTCATCGACTACCGCCGATCAGTGGACAGCCGCGGCTTGGCAAGCATCGTGCAACAGCGCGGCACGGCCACAGAGCAAGCCTCGGCATCGGAAGGCTGACCTGGCCTCAACTGGCGGCTGAAAACAAGGAAGTGGGCCCCTGAGTAGGGCACAGCTTGGTGCGAATCGTCACTTTTTATGACTCAGGCCGCAACTGCTGTTTTGCCCAACAAGTCTGATTAAGCGTCACACGCCACCGCCATCACCCAAACTGGTTGAACAGCGGATATCCAAGCTGATTAGATGTCACCTGCGCTGCCATCCCATTAGGTTCATAAAGGACCGACTTCCCTAGCGCGGTGCGGAAACGAGGGGGCGCCACCATGGCGAAGAAGTACCGGTACGACCTGCCCGAGCACCCTGTTGACCACGGAGTGGAGGTCAGAGCAAGCGACCTCAAGATTGACCCCGAAGCTCAGCGGACGCTCAACCCGTCCCGGGCCCGCGCGATTGCTGCCGACATCAAGCCGCACGCGCTCGGGTCGGTCATCGTCTCCCAGCGGAAGAACGGCGATTTGTACATCGTCGATGGACAGCACCGCCGCGAAGCCTGCCGGATCGCCGGCATCGATACGCTCATGGCCGAAGTCCACCGCGGGCTTACGCTCCAGGAGGAAGCCACCCTGTTCCTGATCAAGAACAGGGAAGCGTCCAAGACCAACGCGCACGACGAGTATCGGATCGGGCTGACGGCCGGACTCCCGCTGTTTGTCGACACCGAGAAGGTCCTCGTCTCGCACAAGCTCAAGATCGGCAGCACCTCGTCCAACCAGGTAGGCGCCGTCCAGGGAATCCTCGCGATCACCGACAACTACGGCCCCGACGTTCTGGACGACGTGCTCACCGTCGCAGAAGAGGCCTACGGGCGCACCGCGGAGACGTGGGATGGGATCATCATCGGCGGGCTGGGAGAGTTCATCGGCCGGCACCGCGACGTCGTCAACACCCCACCCGTGCTCGACGAGTTGGCTCGCAAGTTGGGGAAGCGATCTTCG includes:
- a CDS encoding SCO3933 family regulatory protein, which translates into the protein MSSFKIDTSTAVVFVAVEPKHKVINKETGEIAVDRETKAKMMTVGLTIADEGEANLYTVSVPETGVPEGITLGMPIKVVGLKARDWENTFNGEKRFGIAFRAVALVAPSAKG
- a CDS encoding helix-turn-helix transcriptional regulator, which translates into the protein MLNRLREVRNAREWSQARLIHEIEKYARRHTLDVGSTASLRVYVSEWENGKRSISERYAQILRPVLGVTDEELFGRHAPTAPPPAVGGYDELISRIDSARSVSHTMVKTFMDQTELLRTVDRQMGAASLVDQMTGHLTTLEDALTFAVLPETRRPVALALAGAATLAAWQALDAGGVERAWRHYELGKRAAQEADEPMYLAHATAEQAYVLNDAGRPEMAVQLVREAQRLGGSQISPRLQAWLYAAEAELCAKAGMAGDCRHAIEKADAALPAGTEARDPDMLSIFLNGGHLARWRGNALALLGDDDALGSLYTALDEADPTFVRATSGLRCDLAQAHVAREEYAQAQEHLQQARLLANRTGSVRYRRRVEQLMQRL
- a CDS encoding NUDIX domain-containing protein, whose amino-acid sequence is METKSARVYRTVREWIASGELAPGSKLPSERTLVDDLDIGRTQLRRVLAKLVAEKVIEVHGRSSYRVPSREVTTKAPSDLEPWRIHGERTVYDNRWVKLALVDVEPPGVERFEHHVVRLHHVAISAVLDDHDRVLMLWRYRFVPNKWGWELPGGIVDEGEDPHATALREVEEETGWRPDSLDHVVTYQPMIGMVDSPHEIFVGKGAQHVSDPTDIEEAGHIAWVPLSDIPGLMARGELMGSGTLVALLHLLASHGQGVPTASA
- a CDS encoding HNH endonuclease translates to MRRGAITRESVLKAIAEHDDLGREAFLSTYHFGKARSYVLVHEGREYDSKAIAGVAHKWDQERALAPNEFSGGKDHAAAWLKRLGFQVRAVSNPDWARDEVILACHLVMTNGWKGLDAQDSRVIELSALLQLLPIHADEDRNEKFRNPNGVARKTFDIATRHPDYRGKPTKGGVVDIEVLHEFLARPDQMTEVAHLIREGVSTGELQDLAQTGDEEFDDDISAPEGRLLLRRHRARERNKGLRKKKIDSVLRKGGSLACEACGFDFEAVYGERGAGYVECHHVVPLHEAGEGKTKLSDLALICANCHRMIHRRAPWPTPAELRLTIEHRRTSWVRGTAAIVKQRGQTAERSSAPEAPQ
- a CDS encoding DUF262 domain-containing protein, encoding MNNNGEWGDLDGEENTDLSEVHPRDVERAVVTDTDWTAETILSQLRRGNIQLNPRFQRRDAWDKPRKSRFIESLILGLPIPQIVLAEDKERRGKFIVIDGKQRLLALRQFATGSSLAGDDSGTYDGFSLTGLDVRPDLRLYTLKKLEDDPDRVDDLNELLNQTIRTVVVRSWPNEDFLNLVFLRLNTGSVRLSPQELRQALHPGPFTDFLDDFASESHWLQQALRLKSPDFRMRDVEILLRYFAFSEYLVSYSGNLKIFLDETVNRMNMDWEMRANQIRGIAFECERAIEATLAIFGKSAFYRWSDGDYEGRFNRAVFDIMAFYFKEPAVRERVHGREEEVKRAFEDLCDSSRDFNESLQTTTKTPEATHRRLSIWGSRLQEIIGHQLNIPELQDNRLVFWS
- a CDS encoding ParB/RepB/Spo0J family partition protein, which encodes MAKKYRYDLPEHPVDHGVEVRASDLKIDPEAQRTLNPSRARAIAADIKPHALGSVIVSQRKNGDLYIVDGQHRREACRIAGIDTLMAEVHRGLTLQEEATLFLIKNREASKTNAHDEYRIGLTAGLPLFVDTEKVLVSHKLKIGSTSSNQVGAVQGILAITDNYGPDVLDDVLTVAEEAYGRTAETWDGIIIGGLGEFIGRHRDVVNTPPVLDELARKLGKRSSAARLIGDARSNATGFGAKADGTGSRKMAAYRLILEDVWNKGRRKNRIEI